In one window of Pseudodesulfovibrio sediminis DNA:
- a CDS encoding autotransporter outer membrane beta-barrel domain-containing protein, which produces MSIKELAQFATFNTSQSVAAAADGGVSGIEQRRGILTSDPFTIWGHASFTSADNDFNKGGDDRRYNGNVWGYSLGADYRFHEKVIAGLSVGYTDTDITTSYNSGKYEEQSWNFSPYVMYEPVDGALISFIAGYSFGDVDRKRNSTVTGNTDSDMWYTALEGEYRMQPSDSIPLELTARLGYLLSKKTLDSFTESDGTRVGESTADTSQIKPGVEVAYSFNAQGVTLQPFVKADYIHDFVDEINDDSNALNLGGGLRVLSGETGLSGVIEGERQFCRDDYSEYTIKGLLAYNFALNGDDGNQMGTLAPFVNSNLDADGGQVFGAGLKFTSADSVISCELDATHTMSSDNAGDTGAKLMFELAY; this is translated from the coding sequence ATGTCCATCAAGGAACTGGCGCAGTTCGCCACCTTCAATACGTCACAAAGTGTGGCTGCGGCGGCTGATGGCGGCGTCTCCGGCATAGAACAGCGACGTGGTATCCTTACAAGTGACCCTTTCACCATTTGGGGGCATGCGTCTTTTACGTCTGCCGATAACGATTTCAACAAGGGCGGGGATGACAGACGGTACAATGGTAATGTGTGGGGCTACAGCCTCGGTGCAGACTACCGTTTTCATGAAAAAGTCATTGCCGGTCTTTCTGTCGGCTACACTGATACAGATATTACGACCAGCTACAACTCCGGCAAGTATGAAGAACAGAGTTGGAACTTCTCACCCTATGTCATGTACGAACCTGTCGATGGCGCACTGATTTCGTTTATTGCAGGGTATAGTTTTGGTGATGTTGACCGCAAGCGGAACTCCACTGTCACTGGAAACACCGACAGTGACATGTGGTATACGGCACTGGAAGGCGAGTACAGGATGCAGCCGTCCGACTCCATTCCTCTGGAGTTGACTGCGAGACTTGGTTACCTGTTGTCGAAAAAAACGCTTGATTCCTTTACCGAAAGCGATGGAACCCGTGTCGGCGAGTCCACTGCTGACACCAGCCAGATCAAACCCGGAGTTGAAGTCGCCTACAGCTTCAATGCACAGGGGGTGACCTTGCAACCTTTCGTCAAGGCCGATTACATTCATGACTTTGTCGATGAAATCAACGATGACAGCAATGCGCTTAATCTCGGTGGTGGTTTGCGGGTCCTATCCGGCGAAACCGGATTGTCCGGCGTGATCGAAGGTGAACGCCAGTTTTGCAGAGATGACTACTCCGAATACACCATCAAAGGACTTCTCGCCTACAACTTCGCCTTGAATGGCGATGACGGCAACCAGATGGGCACTCTGGCTCCTTTCGTGAACTCCAACCTGGATGCCGACGGTGGGCAGGTCTTCGGAGCCGGGCTGAAGTTCACAAGCGCAGACAGCGTCATAAGCTGCGAGCTTGATGCAACGCACACCATGTCGTCTGATAATGCTGGTGATACCGGCGCCAAGCTGATGTTTGAACTGGCCTATTAA
- the brnA gene encoding type II toxin-antitoxin system BrnA family antitoxin has translation MKSKDNFERSVSDSETYKREIKRVNVDFPVWMVKEMDEKAGRLGISRQALVKFWISDCLRSENKLAL, from the coding sequence ATGAAGTCCAAGGACAACTTCGAGAGAAGCGTCTCCGATTCTGAAACCTACAAGCGTGAGATCAAACGTGTGAATGTTGATTTCCCGGTATGGATGGTCAAGGAAATGGACGAGAAGGCTGGACGGCTCGGTATCTCCAGACAGGCATTGGTCAAGTTCTGGATATCTGATTGTCTCCGGTCTGAGAACAAGCTGGCCCTGTAG
- the allE gene encoding (S)-ureidoglycine aminohydrolase: protein MSYPEGFLKNRSSYEPGKYAIITTEGRVINLIPGITGCALSILASPKLGANFVQLEGTVSTEGKTTMPYGQAENIETFLFVMDGKGSLDVTVDGQTETLSAGGYIYSPPGMGIDFASKGDAPVTILLYKQRFIPHPDPAMKHPWKVSGAIHNLEEGLYDQMENVFVRDLLPVNEAFDMNFHTLAFLPGGCHPFVETHVQEHGMYIYQGQGLYLLDEKWLPVESGDFIWIAPFCKQACYGTGLKRMEYIYSKDCHRDESI, encoded by the coding sequence ATGTCTTATCCTGAAGGATTCTTGAAAAACCGGTCGTCTTACGAGCCCGGAAAATATGCGATCATCACCACCGAGGGCCGCGTCATCAACCTCATCCCGGGCATCACGGGATGCGCCCTGTCCATCCTGGCTTCACCCAAGCTTGGAGCCAATTTCGTACAGCTGGAGGGCACGGTCTCCACTGAAGGGAAGACCACCATGCCCTATGGCCAGGCCGAAAACATAGAAACGTTCCTCTTCGTCATGGACGGCAAAGGGTCCCTGGACGTCACCGTGGACGGCCAAACCGAAACCTTGAGCGCCGGGGGCTACATCTATTCCCCGCCCGGCATGGGCATCGACTTCGCCTCCAAGGGAGACGCCCCGGTGACCATTCTCCTTTACAAACAGCGGTTCATCCCCCACCCGGATCCGGCCATGAAACACCCCTGGAAGGTCAGCGGAGCCATCCACAATCTTGAAGAGGGGTTGTATGACCAGATGGAAAACGTCTTTGTCCGCGACCTGCTGCCCGTGAACGAGGCCTTTGACATGAACTTCCACACCCTCGCCTTCCTGCCCGGCGGCTGCCACCCCTTTGTGGAGACCCATGTGCAGGAGCACGGCATGTACATCTATCAGGGCCAGGGGCTCTACCTGCTGGACGAAAAATGGCTGCCAGTCGAATCCGGCGACTTCATCTGGATCGCCCCGTTCTGCAAGCAGGCCTGCTACGGCACCGGCCTGAAACGCATGGAATACATCTATTCCAAGGACTGCCATCGGGATGAAAGTATCTAA
- a CDS encoding ADP-ribosylglycohydrolase family protein, with product MDKNIMDRAAGAIMGAWIGDALGVGPHWYYDLNELRQDYGGWVNDYTDPKPGRYHEGLKAGQLSQSGIILRLMVRSLVDSGSYDEADFCRRMDTELFPLLNGEPASGPGGYTSQSIRAAWRKRVEQKLPWGEIAGHADTTEAIERTLAIGVRYALTPNLLANAVSSNAVLTQFDDVVLSMTVAYSSVLAMLIQGNSLEPDISEKLMNLVKDGTLPFHAVTREGLKPPQPGDPDPPRAGRFASPDALLSPGNMAMAATDPDIKIEPAWKVSLVYGMSCAIYHMLPAAYYLSSRFKNDFESAVLHAINGGGQNQGRAILTGTLVGAQVGLSGIPARFLEKLEGGEELRGLAIKLAEQAQLKSD from the coding sequence ATGGATAAGAATATAATGGATCGTGCAGCCGGGGCTATCATGGGTGCCTGGATTGGCGACGCCCTAGGAGTAGGGCCTCACTGGTATTACGACCTGAACGAACTGCGACAGGATTATGGTGGGTGGGTGAACGACTACACCGACCCGAAACCGGGACGGTATCATGAAGGCTTGAAAGCGGGACAACTCTCCCAGTCTGGCATTATTCTCAGGCTTATGGTTCGCTCTCTGGTGGATAGCGGCTCCTATGATGAAGCGGACTTCTGCCGGCGGATGGACACAGAGCTTTTTCCGCTCCTCAATGGTGAGCCTGCTTCCGGTCCGGGAGGATACACCAGCCAATCCATCCGTGCCGCATGGAGGAAACGAGTTGAACAGAAACTTCCCTGGGGTGAGATAGCCGGCCACGCCGACACGACAGAGGCCATTGAACGTACCCTTGCCATCGGGGTTCGCTACGCCCTGACCCCTAACCTCTTGGCCAATGCCGTCAGCAGCAATGCGGTGCTGACCCAGTTCGACGACGTCGTTCTATCAATGACAGTAGCATACTCCTCAGTACTTGCCATGCTTATCCAGGGGAACAGTCTTGAACCCGACATTTCCGAGAAACTGATGAATCTGGTGAAGGACGGCACCCTTCCATTTCACGCCGTCACCAGAGAAGGGCTCAAGCCTCCCCAGCCCGGCGACCCGGACCCTCCTCGCGCGGGTCGTTTCGCCTCTCCTGATGCTCTGCTTTCTCCGGGGAATATGGCCATGGCCGCTACTGATCCGGACATCAAAATCGAGCCCGCATGGAAAGTTTCACTTGTCTACGGGATGTCTTGCGCTATTTACCATATGCTGCCTGCAGCGTATTATCTCTCGTCCCGATTCAAGAATGACTTCGAGTCGGCGGTGCTCCACGCCATTAACGGCGGTGGACAGAATCAGGGTCGCGCTATTTTGACCGGTACCCTTGTGGGAGCCCAGGTCGGTCTCTCAGGCATCCCTGCACGCTTTCTGGAAAAACTGGAAGGAGGCGAAGAATTGCGGGGGCTTGCCATCAAACTGGCCGAACAGGCGCAGCTCAAAAGCGACTAG
- a CDS encoding CDP-alcohol phosphatidyltransferase family protein — MNEKCQWLPNALSISRIPLGLLLILLYQPHNPRLLTYALAVVALALITDIADGKIARASGCTSRLGYMLDGLGDKAFYVAFLLVIQREYPASTTLCWLLIVREIAMYSLRVVSKDIESELKKLRVYSLLHAFWIRLWFLIVIVNDISAMIGHGTGWLMIVGLVCGSFAAISGGIGLAGQIRFVLE, encoded by the coding sequence ATGAATGAAAAGTGTCAGTGGCTGCCTAACGCCTTATCGATTAGCCGTATCCCGCTCGGACTGCTCCTTATCTTGCTGTATCAACCACATAACCCAAGATTATTGACCTATGCCTTGGCGGTTGTGGCATTAGCCCTTATTACTGATATCGCAGACGGTAAAATTGCACGGGCCTCAGGGTGTACAAGCAGACTTGGCTATATGTTGGACGGGCTGGGAGATAAGGCTTTCTACGTTGCTTTCCTGCTTGTTATTCAGCGTGAATATCCGGCATCAACCACCCTATGCTGGCTGCTTATCGTGCGAGAGATTGCAATGTATTCGCTTCGGGTGGTGTCGAAAGATATTGAAAGTGAATTAAAAAAATTGCGAGTCTATTCCTTGTTGCATGCGTTTTGGATTCGACTATGGTTTTTGATTGTCATAGTCAATGACATCTCTGCCATGATCGGACACGGCACGGGATGGCTAATGATTGTTGGTCTCGTATGCGGCAGTTTTGCGGCTATCTCTGGAGGAATCGGCTTAGCCGGACAAATCAGGTTTGTGCTTGAATAA
- a CDS encoding DODA-type extradiol aromatic ring-opening family dioxygenase — MSTQKNEHTVLYISHGAGPMPILGDGRHEEMVENLKLLKARIKKPSAIIVVSAHWEEGVPSITANGNPPLLYDYYGFPEEAYEIVYPAKGHSSLAQSIHETLAAGGIESRLDNERGFDHGLFIPLKIMYPEADIPCVQVSLVKDLAPATHIALGEALAAVEHENLLILGSGFSFHNMNAFFAPETSETRRWNEAFERWLIETCADKELDEKTRAGRLLSWESAPHARYCHPREEHLLPLHVCYGVAKRSCRECFELNVFGKKGSTFLW; from the coding sequence ATGAGCACGCAAAAAAACGAACACACAGTCCTGTACATCTCGCACGGCGCCGGTCCCATGCCCATTCTGGGTGACGGACGGCACGAGGAAATGGTGGAGAATCTGAAGCTGTTGAAGGCCAGGATAAAAAAGCCCTCCGCTATCATCGTCGTCAGCGCGCACTGGGAGGAGGGGGTACCCTCAATAACGGCCAACGGCAATCCGCCGCTCTTGTATGACTACTATGGCTTCCCCGAAGAAGCCTATGAGATTGTTTACCCGGCCAAGGGACATTCATCCCTCGCCCAGTCCATTCATGAGACCCTGGCAGCGGGAGGCATCGAAAGCCGCTTAGACAACGAACGCGGCTTTGACCATGGCCTGTTTATACCGCTCAAGATTATGTACCCTGAGGCGGATATCCCTTGCGTGCAGGTGTCGCTTGTTAAAGATCTCGCCCCAGCCACTCACATCGCCCTCGGTGAAGCCCTGGCCGCAGTCGAGCACGAAAATCTGCTCATCCTCGGGTCGGGATTCTCCTTTCACAATATGAACGCTTTTTTTGCTCCCGAAACCTCGGAAACAAGACGTTGGAACGAAGCGTTCGAGCGATGGCTCATAGAGACATGCGCAGACAAGGAGCTTGACGAAAAGACGAGAGCGGGCCGACTGCTCAGTTGGGAGTCCGCACCTCACGCTCGATACTGCCACCCCCGCGAGGAACATCTCCTGCCGCTGCATGTATGCTACGGCGTGGCCAAGCGCTCTTGTCGGGAGTGCTTTGAGCTGAATGTTTTCGGCAAAAAAGGGAGCACTTTTCTCTGGTAG
- a CDS encoding endonuclease/exonuclease/phosphatase family protein, with protein sequence MKFRCATFNLYQYVEPPSCWYDKDNFYTLADWESKNTWIKRQVVALGADVVGFQEVFSQESLKELMATIGYPYFATVDTPVMSDEITGIFVRPVVALASKHPIANVGPVEVASTIQHDLPVPDEFNFSRVPLRAEIEIADGLAVTVYVAHLKSKRPMVMEPTFGDDTSWQVKVRECMRATSRGQAASLLQRGAEASALYHEVTRVLGDTDNLPIVVMGDLNDDEESIPIEALSYKGRVYSIAGVPYGDLPMEAKRAAYSNKLYDAFFMAPNQEGGVRPPTHYHMGRGGTLDYIFMSNAFNLKNRNHVGRVVDFAVHGDHLNGDGVGDHKQSDHAQVLAEIEFK encoded by the coding sequence ATGAAGTTTCGCTGCGCTACTTTCAATTTATACCAATATGTTGAACCCCCTAGTTGTTGGTATGATAAGGACAATTTCTATACCCTTGCAGATTGGGAGTCCAAAAACACTTGGATCAAGAGACAAGTTGTAGCGTTGGGTGCAGACGTGGTGGGCTTTCAGGAGGTTTTTAGCCAAGAGAGCCTCAAAGAACTTATGGCTACTATTGGCTATCCGTATTTCGCGACAGTGGATACCCCTGTGATGAGTGATGAAATCACTGGCATTTTCGTAAGGCCTGTGGTGGCTCTTGCTTCAAAGCATCCCATTGCTAATGTGGGGCCAGTTGAAGTCGCATCCACGATTCAACATGATTTGCCTGTACCGGATGAATTTAATTTCAGCCGGGTTCCTCTTAGGGCAGAGATTGAGATTGCAGATGGCCTAGCTGTCACTGTTTATGTTGCTCATCTCAAATCTAAGAGGCCGATGGTTATGGAGCCAACGTTTGGAGACGATACGTCTTGGCAAGTCAAAGTGCGTGAATGTATGCGAGCAACCTCTCGCGGACAAGCAGCTTCTCTGCTACAACGTGGAGCGGAAGCTTCGGCTTTGTATCATGAAGTCACACGTGTTTTGGGTGACACCGACAATCTCCCTATTGTTGTCATGGGTGATCTCAACGACGATGAGGAGTCCATTCCTATAGAAGCTCTTTCCTACAAGGGGCGTGTTTATTCGATTGCTGGTGTCCCGTATGGCGATTTGCCTATGGAGGCTAAAAGGGCTGCTTATTCTAATAAGCTATACGATGCATTTTTCATGGCCCCCAATCAAGAGGGTGGGGTAAGGCCGCCGACTCATTATCATATGGGCCGTGGTGGTACTTTGGATTATATTTTTATGTCCAATGCCTTTAATCTCAAAAATCGCAATCATGTGGGCCGTGTGGTCGATTTTGCTGTGCATGGTGATCACTTAAACGGGGATGGGGTGGGAGATCATAAACAGTCTGATCATGCTCAAGTGCTGGCCGAAATTGAGTTCAAATAA
- a CDS encoding tetratricopeptide repeat protein produces MEQSFLQNTVLPNLPFVDREEHLGRIVHILEDDSASALRIALMDGKGGVGKTEILDRAAAAVSDKCLVVWLSAAQHTGSHKSMIETALDAILNTLDKTSKLGKAEHKKQSVVDFLTGLVPAMKTDAEELIDFAPKTTIGTVQSFIGSAAKYFDFEGLTPRACLNRLLHNIWKSGIKTTFIVDDLHELTRLEGQQLINFFNALEGVQEQKQNWTVFMTSHPIGDHMSNANALSVFWPFRNRWPFEFWTIKGLEDHHMVKLAGLYIENDEVSAPVLGVSDGNPRRFMETIQKLALRDQCSVHNERVFLRGEINDIVVLDNTFERILAEDTLMRHLCGALAIGAEKVPLQVLCKVAEDVGKSQPEYLEHIERLKDLSYFIICENDLGDMCYRLLDDNKKMIVNAVLEEFPVSLFQIHRALVDGYFQCFSDDDLVTMKAMGEPAVPMADEVISKPSTGYFIQASLHATASNYPNSHYLTVASLRILDHFSRYSELISHYSDTGESIRSLFGEKNELTLCVQSLLCKAHYHLGNFDNCVKSLTCAQLEQIEQSEYLFYYAMSIVIAKKDPDPIKKNSQIMQRITSNCFKDKTWEPQIVAAYAFSFQEYGRHTKSVFIYSKYYLKSWFTRNDRGWHTFAMMSPLFLPVSVARIACRSAHDFFVGIGNMRLAGMALHNLGYCELRALNFDKAYRIFDESDRILSANAEEEAGFAKINKAFIHLLSGEAQEAKRLSYDALKHFQSPFYISAARVNLSIADWQLGTKDALDHLDKIPKTDGLMKDPNQRWRIAFNRAFIHLNTEGITPDQTMVDNYYSQIEKCRSIIGMTDFWNNMMAQLALKHPDIRWPKLPQQKSNKWSFINTDLAPFRASTLCFGHA; encoded by the coding sequence ATGGAACAGTCATTTTTGCAGAACACAGTTCTCCCCAACTTGCCCTTTGTCGACAGGGAAGAGCATTTGGGTAGAATTGTTCATATACTGGAAGACGATTCAGCGTCAGCACTTCGCATCGCCTTGATGGATGGCAAAGGAGGTGTCGGGAAGACGGAAATTCTTGATCGGGCTGCCGCGGCTGTTTCTGATAAATGCTTAGTCGTATGGCTATCTGCTGCTCAGCACACAGGAAGCCACAAATCGATGATAGAAACCGCACTCGATGCCATATTGAACACTTTGGACAAGACATCAAAGCTCGGCAAGGCTGAGCACAAGAAGCAATCCGTGGTTGATTTCTTGACCGGCCTTGTTCCAGCGATGAAGACCGATGCAGAAGAACTGATCGATTTCGCACCCAAGACAACTATTGGCACTGTTCAATCATTTATTGGCTCTGCCGCCAAGTATTTCGATTTCGAAGGGCTCACACCAAGAGCTTGTTTAAATAGGCTACTGCACAACATATGGAAATCAGGAATCAAAACAACATTCATAGTTGACGATCTACACGAGCTCACACGGCTTGAGGGACAACAACTCATCAACTTTTTCAATGCTCTGGAGGGGGTTCAGGAACAAAAACAGAATTGGACCGTGTTTATGACTTCACACCCGATTGGTGATCATATGTCAAACGCGAATGCTCTGTCGGTATTTTGGCCGTTTCGCAACCGTTGGCCGTTTGAATTTTGGACGATCAAAGGCCTAGAAGATCACCATATGGTCAAATTGGCAGGACTCTATATTGAGAATGATGAAGTTTCTGCCCCCGTTCTCGGTGTATCGGATGGTAATCCCCGTCGATTCATGGAAACTATCCAAAAACTCGCATTACGCGACCAATGCTCGGTCCACAACGAACGCGTGTTTTTACGAGGCGAAATAAACGATATAGTTGTGCTTGATAACACATTCGAAAGGATTCTTGCCGAAGATACTCTCATGCGTCATCTCTGTGGTGCCTTGGCGATTGGAGCGGAAAAGGTACCGTTACAAGTGCTTTGCAAGGTTGCAGAAGACGTTGGGAAAAGTCAACCTGAATACCTGGAACACATAGAGAGGCTTAAGGATCTATCTTACTTCATTATTTGTGAAAATGATCTCGGGGATATGTGTTACAGGTTGTTGGATGACAACAAAAAGATGATTGTGAATGCTGTGCTGGAAGAATTTCCGGTAAGTCTTTTCCAAATTCACAGGGCTCTGGTGGATGGCTATTTTCAATGTTTTTCTGACGACGACTTGGTCACGATGAAAGCCATGGGAGAGCCAGCGGTTCCAATGGCTGACGAGGTTATTTCAAAACCCAGCACCGGTTATTTCATCCAGGCCAGTCTGCATGCCACTGCATCAAACTACCCGAATTCACATTATCTTACCGTTGCTTCTTTACGAATTCTTGACCATTTTTCGCGATATTCTGAGCTGATTAGCCACTATAGCGACACAGGAGAAAGTATAAGAAGTCTGTTTGGCGAAAAAAATGAATTGACTCTGTGCGTTCAATCTCTTCTTTGCAAGGCACACTACCATCTTGGAAACTTCGACAATTGTGTAAAGTCACTCACATGCGCGCAATTGGAACAGATTGAGCAATCTGAGTATCTATTCTATTACGCGATGTCGATTGTCATAGCGAAGAAAGATCCTGATCCGATAAAAAAGAATTCTCAGATAATGCAACGCATTACATCAAATTGTTTCAAAGATAAGACATGGGAACCGCAGATCGTAGCAGCATATGCCTTCTCTTTTCAAGAATACGGGCGGCATACGAAGTCGGTGTTCATTTATTCAAAGTATTACCTCAAATCATGGTTCACACGTAATGACCGCGGATGGCATACCTTTGCTATGATGTCTCCGCTATTCTTACCAGTCTCCGTCGCACGTATTGCATGCCGCTCAGCGCACGACTTTTTTGTTGGCATTGGCAATATGCGTTTAGCAGGTATGGCTCTCCACAACTTGGGATATTGTGAACTCCGGGCCTTGAATTTTGACAAGGCCTATAGAATTTTCGACGAATCAGATAGAATCTTAAGCGCAAATGCAGAAGAGGAGGCTGGGTTTGCCAAAATCAACAAGGCCTTCATCCACTTGCTGAGTGGGGAAGCACAAGAAGCAAAGCGGCTCAGTTATGATGCTTTGAAACACTTTCAATCTCCGTTTTACATTTCCGCCGCCCGTGTCAATCTCTCTATTGCTGACTGGCAACTGGGCACGAAAGATGCGCTTGATCATTTGGATAAAATACCCAAGACAGATGGGTTGATGAAAGATCCGAACCAGCGATGGCGCATCGCTTTCAATCGCGCTTTTATTCACCTGAATACAGAGGGAATTACACCTGATCAGACAATGGTGGATAATTATTATTCACAGATCGAAAAATGCCGTTCAATTATAGGGATGACTGATTTTTGGAATAATATGATGGCGCAACTGGCACTAAAACACCCCGACATCAGGTGGCCAAAGCTCCCTCAACAAAAGAGTAATAAATGGTCGTTTATTAACACAGACCTTGCCCCTTTTCGCGCAAGCACCCTATGTTTTGGTCACGCTTGA
- the fdhF gene encoding formate dehydrogenase subunit alpha, which produces MQHISTTCPYCGVGCALSLNVDGDRIVSVSPGPEPSVNQGALCSKGRFGFDFVHHADRLKSPLVRKRGELVPVSWDEALGLVSERFAEIAATHGPDALGGFSSARCTNEENYLFQKLFRAGIGTNNIDHCARLUHAPTVAGLATSLGSGSMTNSIRELWDMGQGDCVCVIGSNTTACHPIIGLGMMEAKRNGTRLVVIDPREIDLARNADVWLRLRPGTDTALLSGIARHLLDAGLVDEAALASVTEGYEAFRENLAAFDLDTVSTLTEVPAETIRAAAHCIGESANTAFYYTMGVTQFTFGTNNVLAVSNLALLTGNIGRPKTGVNPLRGQNNVQGSCDMGALPNVLTGYRSVTDETVRAVFEGAWGTRLPAKSGLTIPRMLTAIEEDRLKGLFVFGENPMRSDPDITHVEHCLHHVDFLVVQDLFLTETAQLADVVLPGASFAEKDGTFTSTERRVQRVRRAVPPVGESRPDWEILADLLVRLGKPAQYASASDVFDEMRGLMPTHTGITYERLEAGGLQWPCPDETHPGTPILHVGRCMRGPGKFVPLSHREAAEPPDVNYPLILTTGRVVAHYHTSTMTGRCFGLVGTWPEERVEIHPADAAAYGIADGALIEVRSRRGAVKARAWVTRRVRPGLVFMTFHFSESPANLLTISAADPVTDTPQLKMCAVAVRKLTDPARKVTSIWKEEPAPCTIA; this is translated from the coding sequence ATGCAACACATCTCCACCACCTGTCCTTATTGCGGCGTCGGTTGCGCCTTGTCTCTGAACGTGGACGGCGACCGCATTGTCAGTGTTTCCCCCGGACCTGAGCCCTCGGTGAATCAGGGCGCCCTCTGTTCCAAAGGGCGGTTCGGCTTCGATTTCGTTCATCATGCAGATCGGCTGAAAAGTCCCCTGGTTCGCAAGCGCGGGGAGTTGGTGCCGGTTTCGTGGGATGAAGCCCTCGGGCTGGTCTCGGAGCGGTTTGCCGAAATCGCGGCCACGCATGGTCCGGACGCTCTTGGCGGCTTCAGCAGCGCCCGCTGCACCAACGAAGAAAATTATCTTTTCCAGAAACTCTTTCGCGCAGGGATCGGCACCAACAATATCGATCACTGCGCCCGTCTCTGACACGCTCCCACCGTGGCCGGGCTGGCCACCTCTCTGGGAAGCGGTTCCATGACCAACTCCATTCGGGAACTCTGGGATATGGGGCAGGGGGATTGCGTGTGCGTCATTGGCTCCAACACTACCGCCTGCCATCCGATTATCGGTTTGGGTATGATGGAGGCAAAGCGCAACGGCACTCGTCTGGTCGTCATTGATCCCCGTGAAATCGACCTTGCCCGTAATGCCGATGTCTGGCTGCGGCTGCGCCCCGGCACCGACACCGCACTGCTTTCGGGCATCGCCAGACACCTCCTGGACGCGGGGTTGGTGGATGAAGCTGCCCTGGCTTCCGTCACGGAAGGATACGAAGCCTTTCGGGAAAATCTGGCGGCATTCGATCTGGACACCGTTTCCACCTTGACGGAAGTTCCTGCCGAGACCATCCGAGCAGCGGCGCACTGCATCGGAGAATCAGCTAATACCGCCTTCTATTACACAATGGGCGTCACCCAGTTCACTTTTGGCACCAACAACGTCCTGGCCGTCTCCAATCTGGCCTTGTTGACCGGCAATATCGGACGGCCCAAGACCGGAGTGAATCCCCTGCGTGGACAGAACAACGTGCAGGGCTCCTGCGATATGGGCGCCTTGCCCAACGTGCTGACCGGCTATCGTTCCGTGACGGACGAGACGGTTCGCGCCGTGTTTGAGGGTGCCTGGGGCACCCGTCTTCCCGCGAAGTCGGGCCTAACCATTCCCAGAATGTTGACGGCCATCGAAGAGGATCGGCTCAAGGGGTTGTTCGTTTTCGGTGAAAATCCCATGCGCAGCGATCCGGACATCACGCACGTCGAACATTGTCTGCATCATGTGGATTTTCTGGTGGTCCAGGATCTTTTCCTGACGGAAACGGCACAGCTCGCCGACGTGGTCTTGCCCGGAGCCAGCTTTGCGGAAAAGGACGGGACGTTCACCAGCACTGAAAGACGGGTCCAGCGTGTGCGCCGGGCCGTGCCGCCTGTGGGAGAGAGCCGTCCCGACTGGGAGATTCTGGCTGATTTGCTGGTCCGGCTCGGCAAACCAGCGCAGTACGCGAGCGCTTCGGACGTGTTCGACGAGATGCGTGGGCTCATGCCCACCCACACCGGTATTACCTACGAGCGGCTGGAGGCCGGGGGGCTGCAATGGCCCTGCCCGGACGAAACGCATCCTGGGACGCCCATTCTGCATGTGGGCCGGTGCATGCGTGGACCGGGCAAGTTCGTGCCGCTCTCCCACAGGGAGGCCGCCGAACCGCCGGATGTCAACTATCCCCTGATCCTCACCACCGGACGTGTGGTGGCCCATTACCATACCTCGACCATGACCGGACGTTGTTTCGGCCTGGTTGGAACCTGGCCCGAAGAGCGGGTGGAGATCCATCCTGCGGATGCTGCGGCGTACGGTATTGCCGACGGTGCCCTGATAGAGGTCCGTTCCCGCCGGGGGGCCGTCAAGGCCCGGGCATGGGTGACCCGCCGGGTCCGTCCGGGGTTGGTCTTCATGACCTTCCACTTCTCCGAATCCCCGGCCAATCTCCTGACCATCTCGGCCGCCGACCCGGTGACCGACACGCCGCAGCTCAAGATGTGCGCCGTGGCCGTTCGTAAACTCACTGATCCCGCTCGAAAAGTGACTTCAATATGGAAAGAGGAGCCTGCACCATGCACGATCGCCTAA